A DNA window from Rhodococcus sp. Z13 contains the following coding sequences:
- a CDS encoding TIGR02680 family protein has product MSSARFRPTRAGIINLWDYRDQEFSFADGRLVLRGPNGSGKTKALEVLYPFVLDGRIEPRRLNPFAGEERTMRSNLLYRGQDSAHSYVWMEFCRGRRDDPEAVTVGIGMRATRGSDKVTRWHFVVDGRVGIDFSLLDDEDRPLTRKQLADRIGDDAITDRPVDYRAAIDARMFGLGAQRYDQLINLILTLRRPQLAKNLDPKGLSQALTDGLRPLDDELVVEAARSFSDMEEVARALESLAAADDAAQRFVSVYTRYVGQQARAKVDKVAERLDAVGTAVQELRRAAGEQEQAAAARAEAEERLAAVERDFEQARATQAALQGSTAYQSKRQLDDLTSAVRNLEQTTAGQAAAATRAQAAVADRLTEYERAGESVAVATATRRRCEDAVQAAAEDAGIDWHGVEEGARIDTLLTRIDAAAEEREVDVRAVRRALSEVDHASIARARAEAAAGRHRTQRDTAQAAVEAAETVVELSRTEAANELRRWWTEHTDTFAAVGLSTPLFDALDAAVAAVGEDDAASPAAVLADHTGPVVEELRFRRRSIGTEIDALGVRIGELEAERAAVAAEHDDAPPPFPARVGSRAELVGAPLWQLVRFRDDVSAEDAAGIEAALQAANLLDGWLVGGDGKLPELDSEQLLVALPAERRPSGPTLADVLVPEADTTVPESRVADVLASIALTVGPEPGAAVAVDVHGRFRQGVQVGRHVKEQAEFIGATARARRRQRRIAELEAEIADARARVEALREQDRGIGDRLGAVDRAVKALPRTGAVLAALRKVAECAGALRTAQESAAAADRDLDQAIADVAGKDQQLRATAARHRAPFVAADLDSLEATVRHFRSQGQALVRALRDCATAEDRMRDLAARVDEARAAAEVASEQAAEAAELLAQRQQELETLRESIGASADELDAQLEEARARIEAAKTAEREARKTYEKALERIGKADAAHAAAEQALQSTLVEARRDAETLAPFARRDLLTLLGVEAEHGWPASAAAWLDAEQVLYRIRQASAEDAPVEVLPSEVAALFGALRAATESVAASESTRKSTSSALASALQDFESELARGGDYRLCWDAPDGLTIVQVQDEQGYTSVAQFATRIAQARREQEALLTDSERRILEDALLTGLAQQIHERTADARDLIARMGSEMRKRRMSSGNTIGVHWVLADHLDEPARAVCKLLDRDASALSAEDLAGIRAHFAARIRAERAAHPERSYPEILAATLDYRRWRVFSFSLISGDGSEDRLTPARHSALSGGEQSVSLHLPLFAAAHVMLDSADPHAPRLLALDEAFAGVDDTGRSELLSLCVQFDLDLFMTGFDLWITYDGVPGCAHYDLSHSVAEHTVAATLLVWSGGELLAEHDGSDLATALGSPGTRRVLAPVEGALEFV; this is encoded by the coding sequence ATGAGCAGCGCCCGATTCCGCCCCACGCGTGCCGGGATCATCAACCTGTGGGACTACCGCGACCAGGAGTTCTCCTTCGCCGACGGCCGGTTGGTGCTGCGCGGCCCCAACGGCTCGGGCAAGACCAAGGCGCTCGAGGTGCTGTACCCGTTCGTGCTGGACGGGCGCATCGAGCCGCGGCGGCTGAACCCGTTCGCCGGTGAGGAACGCACCATGCGGTCGAACCTGCTCTATCGCGGGCAGGACAGCGCGCACTCCTATGTGTGGATGGAGTTCTGCCGCGGCCGCCGCGACGATCCCGAGGCGGTGACGGTGGGTATCGGCATGCGCGCCACGCGCGGCAGCGACAAGGTGACCCGCTGGCATTTCGTCGTCGACGGCCGGGTGGGGATCGACTTCTCGCTGCTCGACGACGAGGACCGGCCACTGACCCGCAAGCAGCTCGCCGACCGGATCGGCGACGATGCGATCACGGACCGGCCGGTGGACTACCGCGCCGCGATCGACGCCCGCATGTTCGGGCTGGGTGCGCAGCGGTACGACCAGCTGATCAACCTGATCCTCACGCTGCGGCGCCCGCAGCTGGCGAAGAACCTCGACCCGAAGGGCCTGTCGCAGGCGCTCACCGACGGTCTGCGCCCGCTCGACGACGAGCTCGTCGTGGAGGCCGCCCGGTCGTTCTCCGACATGGAGGAGGTGGCGCGGGCGCTCGAGTCGCTGGCCGCCGCCGACGACGCCGCGCAGCGGTTCGTCTCCGTCTACACCCGCTATGTGGGCCAGCAGGCCCGCGCCAAGGTCGACAAGGTCGCCGAGCGGCTCGATGCCGTCGGCACCGCGGTGCAGGAGTTGCGGCGCGCCGCCGGCGAGCAGGAGCAGGCGGCCGCCGCCCGGGCCGAGGCCGAGGAGCGGCTCGCGGCCGTGGAGCGGGACTTCGAGCAGGCCCGCGCCACCCAGGCGGCGCTGCAGGGCTCGACCGCCTACCAGAGCAAACGGCAGCTCGACGATCTGACCTCCGCGGTGCGGAATCTGGAGCAGACCACCGCCGGGCAGGCCGCCGCGGCGACGCGGGCGCAGGCGGCGGTCGCGGACCGGCTCACCGAGTACGAGCGGGCCGGCGAGTCGGTGGCGGTCGCGACGGCCACGCGGCGTCGCTGCGAGGACGCGGTGCAGGCCGCCGCCGAGGACGCCGGCATCGACTGGCACGGGGTCGAGGAGGGGGCGCGCATCGACACGCTGCTCACCCGGATCGATGCGGCCGCCGAGGAACGCGAGGTGGACGTGCGGGCGGTGCGCCGCGCGCTGTCCGAGGTGGACCACGCGTCGATCGCCCGGGCGCGGGCGGAGGCGGCGGCGGGCCGGCACCGCACCCAGCGCGACACCGCGCAGGCGGCGGTCGAGGCCGCGGAGACCGTGGTGGAGCTCTCGCGTACCGAGGCCGCGAACGAGTTGCGGCGCTGGTGGACCGAGCACACCGACACCTTCGCGGCGGTGGGTCTGTCGACGCCGTTGTTCGATGCGCTGGACGCGGCGGTCGCCGCGGTCGGCGAGGACGACGCCGCGAGCCCGGCGGCGGTGCTCGCCGACCACACCGGCCCGGTGGTGGAGGAGCTGCGGTTCCGGCGCCGCTCGATCGGCACCGAGATCGACGCGCTCGGGGTGCGGATCGGGGAGCTCGAGGCCGAACGCGCCGCGGTCGCCGCCGAGCACGACGACGCGCCCCCGCCCTTCCCGGCGCGGGTGGGCAGCCGCGCGGAGCTGGTCGGGGCGCCGCTGTGGCAGCTGGTGCGCTTCCGCGACGACGTTTCCGCCGAGGACGCCGCGGGGATCGAGGCGGCGTTGCAGGCGGCGAACCTGCTCGACGGGTGGCTCGTCGGCGGCGACGGGAAGCTGCCGGAGCTCGACTCGGAGCAGCTGCTGGTCGCGCTGCCGGCCGAGCGGCGTCCGTCCGGCCCGACCCTCGCGGATGTGCTCGTCCCGGAAGCGGATACGACGGTGCCGGAGTCGCGGGTCGCGGATGTGCTGGCGTCGATCGCGTTGACCGTCGGCCCGGAGCCGGGGGCTGCGGTGGCGGTGGATGTGCACGGCCGGTTCCGGCAGGGTGTGCAGGTCGGCCGGCATGTGAAGGAGCAGGCGGAGTTCATCGGGGCGACGGCGCGGGCGCGGCGGCGGCAGCGGCGCATCGCCGAGCTCGAGGCGGAGATCGCCGATGCCCGGGCGCGGGTGGAGGCGCTGCGTGAGCAGGACCGTGGGATCGGGGACCGGCTCGGTGCCGTGGACCGGGCGGTGAAGGCGCTGCCCCGCACGGGTGCGGTGCTCGCGGCGCTGCGGAAGGTCGCCGAGTGCGCGGGTGCGCTGCGCACCGCGCAGGAGTCCGCGGCGGCCGCCGACCGCGACCTCGATCAGGCGATCGCGGACGTCGCGGGCAAGGACCAGCAGCTGCGGGCGACCGCGGCGCGGCACCGGGCGCCGTTCGTCGCCGCCGACCTCGACTCGCTCGAGGCGACGGTGCGGCACTTCCGGTCGCAGGGGCAGGCGCTGGTGCGGGCGCTGCGCGACTGCGCGACCGCCGAGGATCGGATGCGTGACCTCGCGGCCCGCGTGGACGAGGCCCGCGCCGCCGCGGAGGTGGCCTCGGAGCAGGCCGCGGAGGCCGCCGAGCTGCTCGCGCAGCGGCAGCAGGAGCTCGAGACCCTGCGCGAGTCGATCGGGGCGAGCGCCGACGAGCTCGACGCACAGCTCGAGGAGGCCCGCGCCCGGATCGAGGCGGCGAAGACGGCCGAGCGGGAGGCCCGCAAGACCTACGAGAAGGCCCTCGAGCGGATCGGCAAGGCCGATGCCGCGCACGCCGCCGCGGAGCAGGCGTTGCAGTCGACGCTGGTGGAGGCGCGTCGCGACGCGGAGACGCTGGCGCCGTTCGCGCGCCGCGATCTGCTCACCCTGCTCGGGGTCGAGGCCGAGCACGGCTGGCCGGCGAGCGCCGCGGCGTGGCTCGACGCCGAGCAGGTGCTCTACCGGATCCGGCAGGCCTCCGCCGAGGACGCCCCGGTCGAGGTGCTGCCGTCGGAGGTGGCCGCGTTGTTCGGGGCGCTGCGGGCGGCGACGGAGTCGGTGGCGGCGAGCGAGTCGACCCGCAAGTCGACGAGTTCGGCGCTGGCGTCGGCGTTGCAGGACTTCGAGTCGGAACTGGCCCGCGGCGGCGACTACCGGCTGTGCTGGGACGCGCCCGACGGGTTGACGATCGTGCAGGTGCAGGACGAGCAGGGCTACACGTCGGTCGCGCAGTTCGCCACGCGGATCGCCCAGGCGCGCCGGGAGCAGGAGGCGCTGCTGACCGATTCGGAGCGGCGCATCCTCGAGGACGCGTTGCTGACCGGGCTGGCGCAGCAGATCCACGAGCGCACCGCCGACGCCCGCGATCTCATCGCCCGGATGGGGTCGGAGATGCGCAAGCGGCGCATGTCGTCGGGCAACACGATCGGGGTGCACTGGGTGCTCGCCGATCATCTCGACGAGCCGGCGCGGGCGGTGTGCAAGCTGCTCGACCGCGATGCGTCGGCGTTGTCGGCGGAGGATCTCGCCGGGATCCGGGCGCACTTCGCGGCGCGGATCCGCGCCGAGCGGGCGGCGCACCCGGAGCGGTCGTATCCGGAGATCCTCGCCGCGACCCTCGACTACCGGCGGTGGCGGGTGTTCTCGTTCTCGCTGATCAGCGGGGACGGCAGCGAGGACCGGCTGACCCCGGCGCGGCACTCGGCGCTGTCCGGTGGCGAGCAGTCGGTGTCGCTGCACCTGCCGTTGTTCGCGGCGGCGCACGTGATGCTCGATTCGGCCGACCCGCACGCCCCGCGGCTGCTGGCGCTCGACGAGGCGTTCGCCGGTGTCGACGATACGGGCCGCAGCGAGCTGCTGAGCCTGTGTGTGCAGTTCGATCTAGACCTGTTCATGACCGGTTTCGACCTGTGGATCACCTACGACGGCGTGCCGGGCTGTGCGCACTACGACCTGTCGCACTCGGTCGCCGAGCACACCGTCGCCGCGACGTTGCTGGTCTGGTCCGGGGGGGAGTTGCTGGCCGAGCACGACGGTTCGGATCTGGCGACCGCGCTGGGGTCGCCGGGTACGCGGCGGGTCCTCGCACCGGTGGAGGGGGCGCTCGAGTTCGTCTGA
- a CDS encoding TIGR02678 family protein, whose amino-acid sequence MRARTIPSVDLDSYQRAARLVLNHHLITRSYPDRTALSLVRRWATELREDLLTVFGYRLEVTETTARLFTVVDRLDAGAGTVTTTDRPFDRRRYAYLALVLAALGRGSSQITLSELAEHVASEASRVEGVELDTERAADRYAFVDAVTWLATRGAITLADGDTDGWAHDPGSGEALFDIDRAVVTALFRPSRALQHLDSVRGLLTGPGVPRTDTAEIRRRVRRALVQRPVVYADELDDEEALQLALPRTTDEVELLTGLVCERRAEGVALVDTAGRLSDVRFPSTGTVAQVALLLAVEICDRVLDPDAAAPERRPLPGDRHDALVAAVDAAIPRATVFAPLAAGAPAPEDAPESTRTPDRCPLLDDAWLAGTIGRLVDAYGRTFAAQWQADPAGLADAAIELLDRLRLVARVPGGVLALPAIARYRGATVSVREKDPQIDLFPDTPAPAAAAGPRSDPTDPITTEMS is encoded by the coding sequence GTGAGGGCCCGCACGATCCCGTCGGTCGACCTCGACTCCTATCAGCGGGCCGCCCGGCTGGTGCTCAACCACCATCTGATCACCAGGAGCTATCCGGACCGGACGGCGCTGTCGCTGGTGCGCCGGTGGGCCACCGAGCTGCGCGAGGACCTGCTCACGGTGTTCGGTTATCGCCTCGAGGTCACCGAGACCACCGCCCGGCTGTTCACCGTCGTCGACCGCCTCGACGCCGGAGCCGGCACCGTCACCACCACCGACCGGCCGTTCGACCGGCGCCGTTACGCCTATCTCGCCCTGGTGCTGGCCGCGCTCGGCCGCGGCAGCAGCCAGATCACCCTGTCGGAGCTGGCCGAGCACGTCGCCTCCGAGGCCAGCCGCGTCGAGGGGGTCGAACTGGACACCGAACGTGCCGCCGACCGGTACGCCTTCGTCGACGCGGTGACCTGGCTGGCGACGCGCGGCGCGATCACCCTCGCCGACGGCGACACCGACGGCTGGGCCCACGATCCCGGCAGCGGTGAGGCGTTGTTCGACATCGACCGGGCGGTGGTGACCGCGCTGTTCCGGCCGTCGCGGGCCCTGCAGCATCTCGACTCGGTGCGCGGGCTGCTCACCGGGCCCGGTGTGCCGCGCACGGACACCGCCGAGATCCGGCGGCGGGTGCGCCGCGCGCTGGTGCAGCGTCCCGTCGTCTACGCCGACGAGCTCGACGACGAGGAGGCGCTGCAGCTGGCGTTGCCGCGCACCACCGACGAGGTGGAACTGCTGACCGGGCTGGTGTGCGAGCGGCGCGCGGAGGGTGTGGCGCTGGTGGACACCGCGGGCCGGTTGTCGGACGTGCGGTTCCCGAGCACCGGCACGGTCGCGCAGGTCGCGTTGCTGCTGGCGGTGGAGATCTGCGACCGGGTGCTGGATCCGGATGCCGCGGCCCCGGAGCGGCGGCCGCTGCCCGGCGACCGACACGATGCGCTGGTCGCGGCGGTGGATGCGGCGATCCCGCGGGCGACGGTGTTCGCGCCGCTCGCGGCGGGGGCGCCGGCGCCGGAGGACGCTCCGGAGTCGACCCGCACCCCGGACCGCTGTCCCCTGCTCGACGACGCCTGGCTGGCGGGCACCATCGGCCGGCTGGTCGACGCCTACGGCCGCACCTTCGCCGCGCAGTGGCAGGCCGATCCGGCCGGGCTCGCCGACGCTGCGATCGAGCTGTTGGACAGGCTACGGCTGGTCGCGCGGGTGCCGGGCGGGGTGCTGGCCCTGCCGGCGATCGCGCGGTACCGCGGGGCGACGGTGAGTGTGCGGGAGAAGGATCCGCAGATCGATCTGTTCCCCGACACCCCCGCCCCGGCCGCGGCGGCCGGCCCCCGATCCGATCCCACCGATCCGATCACGACGGAGATGTCATGA
- a CDS encoding GlsB/YeaQ/YmgE family stress response membrane protein has protein sequence MLIIGIILFGMLIGAVAQLVVGRSASGIDWTLAFVAGVAGSFLGGLLISLLAGDGLELRPSGIIGSLAGAIIVTAAYSAWKARSTRA, from the coding sequence ATGTTGATCATCGGAATCATTCTGTTCGGCATGCTCATCGGTGCGGTGGCGCAGCTCGTTGTGGGCAGGTCGGCTTCCGGGATCGACTGGACGCTGGCGTTCGTCGCCGGTGTGGCGGGTTCGTTCCTCGGGGGTCTGCTCATCAGCCTGCTCGCGGGCGACGGCCTCGAATTGCGGCCGAGCGGCATCATCGGCTCGCTCGCCGGCGCGATCATCGTCACCGCCGCGTACTCGGCGTGGAAGGCCCGCTCCACCCGCGCCTGA
- a CDS encoding alpha/beta hydrolase, with amino-acid sequence MQRREFRGASLQARLLAQSMRMTLRPLLGLWGRAPHLPWPTGLLDRVGSLLPAVDGTRCLPIALDNCAGSWVEAPGAGDDRVVLYLHGGGFLCGGMRSHRRLVSRISQQAQAPVLMVDYRMLPQFSIADAVADGVDAYRRLLDAGYRPEQIVVAGDSAGGYLSFAVPLALRELDLPAPGAIVALSPLTELDPDRKLGHTNAERCALLHGNALSGLAGLSRRRDARSGLDGFDRLCPVDADLTDMPPTLIQVGSDELLLVDAELMAERLTAAGSACELQVWDRQIHVFQAAADVLPESVRAIEEIGRFVRAIVPGA; translated from the coding sequence GTGCAGCGCAGGGAGTTCCGCGGCGCCAGCCTGCAGGCGCGGCTGCTGGCACAGTCGATGCGGATGACGCTGCGCCCGCTGCTCGGCCTGTGGGGACGCGCCCCGCACCTGCCGTGGCCCACCGGGCTGCTCGACCGGGTCGGGAGCCTGCTGCCCGCCGTCGACGGCACCCGCTGCCTTCCGATCGCCCTCGACAACTGTGCGGGCTCGTGGGTGGAGGCTCCCGGCGCGGGCGACGACCGGGTGGTGCTCTACCTGCACGGCGGCGGTTTCCTGTGCGGCGGGATGCGCAGTCACCGCCGCCTCGTGTCGCGGATCTCACAGCAGGCGCAGGCACCGGTGCTGATGGTCGACTACCGGATGCTGCCCCAGTTCTCGATCGCCGACGCCGTCGCCGACGGGGTCGACGCCTACCGCCGCCTGCTGGACGCCGGTTACCGGCCGGAACAGATCGTGGTGGCCGGGGACTCCGCCGGCGGCTACCTGTCGTTCGCGGTGCCGCTGGCACTGCGGGAGCTCGACCTGCCCGCGCCGGGCGCGATCGTGGCGCTGTCGCCGCTGACCGAACTCGATCCGGACCGCAAACTCGGGCACACCAACGCCGAACGGTGCGCGCTGCTGCACGGCAACGCCTTGTCCGGGCTCGCCGGGTTGTCGCGCCGCCGCGACGCGCGCAGCGGCCTCGACGGGTTCGACCGGCTCTGTCCCGTCGACGCCGATCTGACCGACATGCCGCCGACGTTGATCCAGGTGGGTTCCGACGAGCTGCTCCTCGTCGACGCCGAGCTGATGGCCGAGCGGCTCACCGCCGCCGGCTCGGCGTGCGAGCTGCAGGTCTGGGACCGGCAGATCCACGTCTTCCAGGCCGCCGCCGACGTGCTGCCCGAGTCGGTGCGGGCCATCGAGGAGATCGGCCGGTTCGTGCGGGCCATCGTGCCGGGCGCCTGA
- a CDS encoding TIGR02677 family protein yields MRLFSFATAEKRTHYLWVLRAFDQARGNYTVLLHAGDVHTLLARLAPEDEDVPAAADIPALLEQLHLWGVLERSYDGTRAATLAEYRNRHYVYQFTQPGYRAFRAVEDVLSARGEDVSLSRLALADLLADLIELAEANAAGDGELVYRKLSRLDATLSDMAERAARFYLVLGDLVRTTEVTPEAFLAQKDALLTHMREFSSDLARYAPKLAAALERVHATGADRLPVLAAQHDERVLLPVEEREADWRARWLGVERWFVGVGAAPSEAERLRGATINAISAVLSLLRRLTEQRRGGVSRESQLRHLAGWFAQAPSEDAAHALFDAVFDLGRPRHFSVPHEDADVVPVTRSWWEAPPVEIARTLAETGRRPAAGAPGKVQRNDASVRRLREAQLEKQRRRAAAAKSLAAGGVRERELSEPEVDVLLGLLDAALSARVPVSGRVRGDGTTATQNGVKITLRPSGESTVVRTARGRLYLDGLAVEVQ; encoded by the coding sequence CTGCGGTTGTTCTCGTTCGCGACGGCGGAGAAACGCACCCACTATCTGTGGGTGCTGCGGGCGTTCGACCAGGCGCGCGGCAACTACACGGTGCTGCTGCACGCCGGCGACGTCCACACCCTGCTCGCGCGCCTCGCCCCCGAGGACGAGGACGTGCCGGCCGCCGCGGACATCCCCGCGCTGCTCGAGCAGCTGCACCTGTGGGGGGTGCTCGAACGCAGCTACGACGGCACCCGCGCGGCGACCCTCGCCGAGTACCGCAACCGCCACTACGTCTACCAGTTCACCCAGCCCGGCTACCGGGCGTTCCGGGCGGTGGAGGACGTGTTGTCCGCCCGGGGCGAGGACGTGTCGCTGTCGCGGCTGGCGCTGGCGGATCTGCTCGCCGACCTCATCGAACTCGCCGAGGCGAACGCCGCCGGCGACGGTGAGCTCGTCTACCGCAAGCTCAGCCGCCTCGATGCGACGCTGTCGGACATGGCCGAGCGCGCGGCCCGCTTCTATCTGGTGCTCGGCGACCTGGTGCGCACCACCGAGGTCACCCCGGAGGCGTTCCTCGCGCAGAAGGACGCGCTGCTGACGCACATGCGCGAGTTCAGCTCCGATCTGGCCCGCTACGCCCCGAAGCTCGCCGCCGCCCTGGAGCGGGTGCACGCCACCGGCGCGGACAGGTTGCCGGTGCTGGCGGCGCAGCACGACGAGCGGGTGCTGCTGCCGGTGGAGGAACGCGAGGCCGACTGGCGGGCCCGCTGGCTCGGCGTCGAACGCTGGTTCGTCGGGGTCGGCGCCGCGCCGAGCGAGGCGGAGCGGCTGCGCGGCGCGACGATCAACGCCATCTCGGCGGTGCTGTCGCTGCTGCGGCGGCTCACCGAGCAGCGGCGCGGCGGGGTCAGCCGCGAGTCGCAGCTGCGGCATCTGGCGGGCTGGTTCGCGCAGGCCCCCAGCGAGGACGCCGCGCACGCCCTGTTCGACGCGGTCTTCGATCTCGGCCGGCCCCGGCACTTCTCGGTGCCGCACGAGGACGCCGACGTGGTGCCGGTCACCCGCTCGTGGTGGGAGGCGCCACCGGTGGAGATCGCCCGCACCCTCGCCGAGACCGGGCGCCGGCCCGCGGCCGGTGCGCCGGGCAAGGTGCAGCGCAACGACGCGAGCGTGCGGCGTCTGCGGGAGGCCCAGCTCGAGAAGCAGCGGCGCCGCGCCGCCGCGGCGAAGTCCCTCGCCGCCGGGGGCGTGCGGGAACGGGAGCTGTCCGAGCCGGAGGTCGACGTGCTGCTCGGCCTGCTGGATGCGGCGTTGTCGGCGCGGGTGCCGGTGTCCGGGCGGGTGCGCGGCGACGGCACCACCGCCACCCAGAACGGGGTGAAGATCACGCTGCGGCCGAGCGGCGAGTCGACGGTGGTGCGCACGGCCCGCGGCCGGCTGTATCTGGACGGTCTGGCGGTGGAGGTGCAGTGA
- a CDS encoding PucR family transcriptional regulator: protein MTEHEADTPPRRRGAGRGTRALVRAVAELAATHHAEISQRMFARIAGEIDAMTTDRPTRDALERAAADGVTAVTEFLRDDRPEIEIPAASFALVRTLARQGFPISTVDRSNRLAQDSILRWCLEVLAGLSDDAEAVMQAGVVILTKLSTGIDGVSLRLLAVYEAERDTWLSNRNVSRSTRIQDILAGRPVEVGEAEATLGYRLGQRHLGVIVWTEEIDTTRNDLSELEQAVTALADELGAPARPLFEPHDAHTGWAWIPLGGVETVDTDALGDVVAGWDRTVTVALGAPQDGIGGFVHTHEQAEHAQVVARAAGAAGPRLVPITAVGAVALMCADLDAARTWAAGAAGPRLVPITAVGAVALMCADLDAARTWVADVLGPLAAHDPAAGQLRHTLREFLANGGSYVATASRLHLHRNSVAYRINKAEEQLGRSVREGRLDLENALALCHWLGSAVLTPVAEVPAPPV, encoded by the coding sequence GTGACCGAGCACGAGGCCGACACACCCCCGCGCCGCCGCGGCGCGGGCCGGGGAACCCGTGCCCTGGTCAGGGCGGTCGCCGAGCTCGCGGCCACCCACCACGCCGAGATCTCGCAACGCATGTTCGCCCGCATCGCAGGGGAGATCGACGCGATGACCACCGACCGGCCCACCCGCGACGCCCTCGAACGCGCCGCGGCCGACGGGGTCACCGCCGTCACCGAGTTCCTGCGCGACGATCGTCCCGAGATCGAGATCCCCGCAGCGTCGTTCGCGCTGGTGCGCACCCTCGCCCGGCAGGGCTTCCCGATCTCGACGGTCGACCGCAGCAACCGCCTCGCCCAGGACAGCATCCTGCGGTGGTGCCTCGAGGTGCTCGCCGGACTGAGCGACGACGCGGAGGCCGTCATGCAGGCCGGAGTGGTGATCCTCACGAAACTGTCGACGGGCATCGACGGGGTGTCGCTGCGGCTGCTCGCGGTGTACGAGGCCGAACGCGACACCTGGCTGTCGAACCGCAACGTCTCGCGCTCCACCCGGATCCAGGACATTCTCGCCGGCCGGCCCGTGGAGGTGGGGGAGGCCGAGGCCACCCTCGGCTACCGGCTCGGGCAGCGGCACCTCGGGGTGATCGTGTGGACCGAGGAGATCGACACCACCCGCAACGACCTGTCCGAACTCGAACAGGCCGTGACGGCGCTCGCCGACGAACTCGGCGCCCCCGCCCGGCCGCTGTTCGAACCGCACGACGCCCACACCGGCTGGGCGTGGATCCCCCTCGGCGGGGTCGAGACGGTCGACACCGACGCGCTCGGGGACGTCGTCGCGGGGTGGGACCGGACCGTCACCGTCGCGCTCGGCGCCCCGCAGGACGGGATCGGCGGGTTCGTGCACACCCACGAGCAGGCCGAACACGCACAGGTGGTGGCCCGGGCGGCCGGCGCGGCGGGGCCGCGGCTCGTGCCGATCACCGCCGTCGGGGCGGTGGCGCTGATGTGCGCGGATCTCGACGCGGCCCGCACCTGGGCGGCCGGCGCGGCGGGGCCGCGGCTCGTGCCGATCACCGCCGTCGGGGCGGTGGCGCTGATGTGCGCGGATCTCGACGCGGCCCGCACCTGGGTGGCCGACGTCCTCGGGCCGCTCGCCGCCCACGACCCCGCCGCGGGACAGCTGCGGCACACGCTGCGCGAGTTCCTCGCCAACGGCGGCAGCTACGTCGCCACCGCCTCCCGGCTGCACCTGCACCGCAACTCCGTCGCCTACCGGATCAACAAGGCCGAGGAACAGCTCGGCCGCAGCGTGCGCGAGGGCCGGCTCGATCTGGAGAACGCCCTGGCGCTGTGCCACTGGCTGGGGTCGGCGGTGCTGACCCCGGTCGCCGAGGTGCCGGCCCCGCCGGTGTGA
- a CDS encoding Zn-ribbon domain-containing OB-fold protein, which translates to MATHAAHHESVPALQILRCEHCTTLLPPETLRCSSCRRAELTPVSCCGTGSIVSWKLLHRSVREDQITPSTIAIVELDEGPWVYTKIEGSLPERAEAPVRVEFRRTPTVDRFPVFGVRAA; encoded by the coding sequence ATGGCCACCCACGCCGCACACCACGAGTCCGTCCCGGCACTGCAGATCCTGCGCTGCGAGCACTGCACCACCCTGCTTCCACCCGAGACCCTGCGCTGTTCGTCGTGCCGACGCGCCGAACTCACCCCGGTCAGCTGCTGCGGTACCGGTTCGATCGTCTCCTGGAAGCTGCTGCACAGGTCTGTGCGGGAAGACCAGATCACGCCGTCGACCATCGCCATCGTCGAACTCGACGAAGGCCCCTGGGTCTACACGAAGATCGAGGGTTCGCTGCCCGAGCGGGCCGAGGCCCCGGTGCGCGTCGAGTTCCGCCGCACCCCGACCGTCGACCGCTTCCCCGTCTTCGGAGTCCGCGCCGCCTGA